CGTAGAGCACGGACTGGTTCTGCAGGCCGTCATTCCTGAGATAGAAACGCTTGCCCGCGCGCGTGAACGGCGTACCGCTGCGTTCGTAGTTCCACAATTCGGTCATGCGCCTTTCGAACGCGGGCCGCGCCGGAAGCTTCGCCAGCAAGGGTTTTGAAATGGCGTTCTCGGCCTCGACCCAGGCGCGCGTCTGCGGCGAGTCGACGTCTTCGAGCCAGCGATAGGGATCGGCGACGCGGGTACCGAAATAGTCGTCGACGACCGTGCCCTGCCGTGCGTTCGGGTAGTCGAAGCTCTGGGCCGTGCTCACGGCAGGTGCGGCCAGCATGAGGCCGGCAAACAGGCAGGCGGTTCTGAACATGGGGTTCCCGGAATTGTGGCTTTGGCGCGATGGCCATGAACCCGGGAAGTGTCGCTCTGGAAGCGACGCGCGCGCAACGCAAAGCGGGACGGAGTCAGCCCCCGTCCCGCTTCGATACCGCTGTTTGCTGCTGGCCCCGGATCAGAGGCTGGGCGGCAGATAGATCAACAAGTTCGGCGAACTCGCCGGGTCCGCGACCAGACCGGCACTGGCGCTGCCTTCGAGGAAGCTCTCGACCTGGGCCGGGCTCGCGCCGGGCGCGGTCGACAGATAGCGCGCCGCCGCACCGGCGACCAGCGGACTCGCCATGGAGGTTCCGCTGTAGGTGTTGGTGCCGGTGTCGTCGGTGTTGCTCGCCGACACCACGTTGGAACCCGGCGCGAACAGATCCACGCAGCTGCCGAAGTTGGAGTAGCTGGCGCGAGTATCGCTGGCGTCGGTCGCAGCGACGGTGATGCCGGCGGTGACACGGCCCGGCGAGCTGCCGCAGGCATCGGCGTCCTCGTTGCCGGCCGCCATCACCACGGTCACGCCCTGGGCGATCAGGTTGCTGACGGCATCGTCGAGCGTGGCCGAGACACCGCCGCCGAGCGACATATTGGCCACGGCCGGCAGGCTCGCGTTGCCCGCCACCCAGTCGACACCGGCGATGATCGTGGAGGTGGAGCTTGAGTTGCCGCAACCGAACACGCGTACCGGTACCACGGTGGCGCCCTTGGCCACGCCGTAGGTGGTGCCCATGGCCGTGCCGGAAACATGTGTGCCGTGACCGTTGCAGTCATCGGTGTTGACCGGGTCCGGCGTCGGGCAATTACGGCCCAGCAACAGACACAGCAGCCCGCCGGCGCTGTTGGCCGCGAAGTTGCGACCACTGGCGACGCGGCCGGCGAAATCGACGTGGGATGCGTTGAGACCGGTGTCGATCACATAGACGTTCACCCCTAAACCCGCACTGGCATAGCTGTAGGTGTCGTCCAGCGGTAGCGTGGGCTGATCGAGCCGGTCGATGTTGTAGCCGGCGTCGAACTGCGTGGCGGACAGCTCCATGCGACGGTCCTGCTCGACACGCGCGACCAGCGGGCTGTTGCCCAGCGCGCGTGCGGCCACTGCCGGCAGACGCACCGCGAAGCCGTCGATGCTGTGCTGATAGACCTGCAGCAGCTGGCCGCCGCCGACGCGGCCCAACAGTGCCTGAGCCGTCTGCCGCACCGGCCCGGTGGCATTGCTGCCCGGCTTGAGCGTGACGATGTACTGCTCCGGAATCAGCGTATTGGTCGATGCCGCCGTGCGATCCTCCGCACTGGCAGTGCTCATCGTGGATAGTCCAAGCGCGGCCATCAGACTGGCGGCCGCGAGTGCCCTCACTCCCTTGATCATGCGGTTCTCTCCCTGAAATTATTGCTGTCGCCGCACCCACAGCCTCGCGGCAATGCCCGTGCTTGTAACAGATTGTTGCCGCTACCGACCAGCATTCGGGCCATAACCTGGGGTTTACCCGGGACTCGGGAATCACATGCGACTATCACCACATGTTCCGGATTTACGCACTGCTGCTGAGTCTCACGGCCTTCGCCGCACCGGCACACGCGCTGCCGCGTATCGATCTGGGCATACGCAGCATCGAACATCCGATGTTTCAGGTATCGGAACTCGCCATGAGTCTGGACGGCGAGGACCTGGTGCTGGAGGCAAGTCAGGCCGAGGTGGCGGGGCAGCAGGTGAAAGACCTGAGAATCCGTTGCCGGCAATGGCGAATGGGTTCGGGCGTGAGTTGCCAGCGTGGCGAATTCAGGCTGCACCTGCATGATTTCGGTGAGGTATCGGGACAGCTGAGTGTCGAGTTCCACTCCGCCGAGTACGCCTGGCTGCATGTCTCAGGAGCGAACTTTGGCGGCTTCAGGCTGCGCTTGGCGCGGAAGGGGCAGCACACCGAAGCGCAATTGCAACTGCCGGCCATGCCCGCGCCGGAGCTGCTGCGTATCGCCACGCTGCTGGATCTGGATCGGCCGTTTCAGGTCGACGGACAGCTGCGCCTGAACCTCGACGCCGAATCCCGAGGGTCCGAATGGACGGCCGATTTCGATGGCGCGGTAGAGACCCTGAGTTTCAGCGAAGCCAGCGGTCGCTTCGCCAGCGACAGCCTGGGGCTGCGTTTCGACGGCGAGGCGACCTACGGCGCTGAGCGGCGCGTGAAACTGAACCTGGAAACGACGACTGGGCAGGTCTACGTCGAGCCGGTGTTTCTGGATCTACCCGCGTCCCCCTTGGCGCTGGAACTCGAAGCGACCCAGACCGGGAACGGCTGGCAACTGGGTGCCGATCTGCGGCAGGAACAGACCCTGCATGCCCGCTTCGACGGCGTCCTCGACCGCTCAGGGCGACCGCGGAATGGTGTACTGAGCGCCCAAGCGCAGACCCTGGAACCGGTCTTTGCGCAATTCGTGCAGCCCTTTCTGATCGGCACGCCGCTGCAGCAGCTGCAGCTGACGGGCCGCGCCGAAGCCCGCCTGAACCTGAGTTTGGGCGCCCTCGCGTCACTGAGCGCCAGGCTGCATGCCCTGAGCCTGGCGGACCCGGGCCTGAGCATCGAACTCAGGGATCTCGATGGCGAGGTTCACTGGTACGCCGACGGCGAGGCACCGCCGTCGGTGCTGAGCTGGTCGGGTGGCCGCGTGCAAGAGATTCCGTTCGAGCGCTCGCACCTGAGCTTCGCCGCCACACCGCGCGGCCTTCGCCTGCTCGAACCCTGGCGCCAGCCCTTGCTGGACGGCGCACTGCTGGTGCGGCGGTTCACCTTGCGCCATGCCGATACAACGACGCCGACCGCGGAACTGGACGCCGAGCTGGAACCGATCGACCTGCAGCAGCTGTGTCGCGCGCTGGGCTGGCCCGAATTCCGGGGGCGCCTCGGTGGCCGCCTGCCCGGCCTCAACGTGGACAACAACATCTGGACCCTGGACGGACAATTGCAGGCGCAGGCCTTTGACGGCAGCCTGACCCTGTCCGGCTTGCGTGTGGTCGATCCCTTCGGCGTCGTACCCAGCGTGGATGCCGGCATCAGCCTGCGACAGATCGACCTTGCCTTGCTGACCCAGGCGTTTTCGTTCGGTCGGATCGAAGGCCGCATCGATGGCGATGTCGACGGGTTGCGCCTGCTCAACTGGCGACCGGTGGCGATGGATGCGCATCTGTATTCGAGCCCTGGCGGCGGCTACACACGGCGCATCTCGCAGCGCGCGATCGACCATATCTCCGCGATCGGTGGCGGCCCGACCGGCCTGTTGTCGCGCGGCGTATTGGGCTTCTTCAATGACTTCGCCTACGCCGAGATCGGTTGGCGCTGCTCGCTGGACAACGGCATCTGCCGTATGGGCGGCGTTGGACCCGCCGAAGACGATGGTTTCTACATCGTGCGCGGACGCCTGCTGCCGCGCATCGACGTGATCGGCCACAACCGGCGCGTCGCCTGGGACCGCCTGCTGCATCAGATCGAAGCGGCACTGGCCGCCGACGCACCGGACATCGAGTAGGTGGGGTTCAAGTCGCATTCATCGCCGCGCCGCCTATACTCGGCGGGCGGCGTACGCCTTCGGAGACGCCCGGGAGGACTCCACACATGAAACGCTGGCATTCCTTGTCGTTGCTGGGCGTACTGGTGCTCGCCGCCTGCGTCACCATCAACGTCTACTTCCCGGCCGCTGCCGCCGAAAAGGCTGCGGATCGCATCATTGGCGATGTGCTCGGCGCTGGCGCCAAGCCCGCCGCACCCGCCTCTTCGTCGGACGTCCCTCTGAGCTCGCCGCCGCAATCGGCCATCGAACTGCCCTACGGCTTGCTGGTGGCGGCCCTGAACTTCGTGGTGCCACCAGCCCAGGCACAGGCCGATCTCGACATTTCCTCGCCCGAAATCCAGAAGATCAAATCTTCGCTGGAGTCTCGGTCACCGAAGCTGCGGCCGCTCTACGAGCAGGGCGCGGTCGGCTTCTCCAACGACGGGCTGATCGCGCTGCGCGACCCGAACGCCGTGCCGCTGGCGCAGCGCAATGCGGTCAAGAGCCTGATCGCCGACGAGAACGCCGACCGTATCGCGCTCTACAGACAGATCGCGCAAGCCAACGGCCAGCCACAATGGGAGGCGCAGATTCGCCAGACCTTTGCCGAACGCTGGATCGCCAACGCACCTGACGGCTGGTGGCATCAGAACGACAGCGGCGCCTGGGTTCAGAAGTAGACAGCCGCGCGCGGCAGCGTCCCGTACACTGCCGATTCGTTCAATCAGCCTGAGGCTACGGCATGTCCGACAGCGTCCTGCGCAGCCACGTTGTTCAGATCAACGGACTCGATACTCCGCTGCTGGAAGCCGGCCCGCCGCAGGCCGAGGAAGCCGTGGTATTCGTGCACGGCAACCCCGGCTCGGGCCGTGACTGGGAACGGCTGGCGGCCGACGTGGCGACAGGCCTGCCCGGTGTCGCACGCATGCTCGCACCCGACATGCCGGGCTTTGGCCAAGCCGCCAAACCGGCGGACTTCGACTACACCGTTCCGGGTTACGCCGCTCATCTCAAAGCCTTGCTGGAAACGCTCGGAATCCGCCGCGTGCATCTGGTACTGCACGATTTCGGCGGCCCTTGGGGCTTGGCCTGGGCGGCCGCTCATCCGGAGGCGGTTGCCAGCTTCACGCTGATCAACACCGGCGTACTGCTCGACTATCACTGGCATTACCTGGCGCGCATCTGGCGCACACCGCTGCTCGGTGAACTGTTCCAGGCCACTGCCACGCGCGGCGCGTTCCATCGCCTGCTGCGTCACGGCAATCCGCGCGGACTGCCGCGCGCCTTCGTCGACCGGATGTACGACGATTTCGACAAGCGCACGCGACGCGCGGTGCTGCGCCTGTATCGCGCCACCGGCGACCCGGGGCGCCTGTCCCACGGCATCGCCGCGCAACTGGCACCGCTGAAGCGACCGGCGCTGGTGGTGTGGGGCGCCCGTGACCCCTACATCCCGTTGGCGCAGGCCGAACGTCAGCGCGAGGTCTTCGATGTCAGCGAGGTGGTGGTGCTCGACGACAGCG
This DNA window, taken from Gammaproteobacteria bacterium, encodes the following:
- a CDS encoding alpha/beta hydrolase, producing MSDSVLRSHVVQINGLDTPLLEAGPPQAEEAVVFVHGNPGSGRDWERLAADVATGLPGVARMLAPDMPGFGQAAKPADFDYTVPGYAAHLKALLETLGIRRVHLVLHDFGGPWGLAWAAAHPEAVASFTLINTGVLLDYHWHYLARIWRTPLLGELFQATATRGAFHRLLRHGNPRGLPRAFVDRMYDDFDKRTRRAVLRLYRATGDPGRLSHGIAAQLAPLKRPALVVWGARDPYIPLAQAERQREVFDVSEVVVLDDSGHWPFVDHPQAVSDAVVPFLRARVGAS
- a CDS encoding YdbL family protein, which produces MKRWHSLSLLGVLVLAACVTINVYFPAAAAEKAADRIIGDVLGAGAKPAAPASSSDVPLSSPPQSAIELPYGLLVAALNFVVPPAQAQADLDISSPEIQKIKSSLESRSPKLRPLYEQGAVGFSNDGLIALRDPNAVPLAQRNAVKSLIADENADRIALYRQIAQANGQPQWEAQIRQTFAERWIANAPDGWWHQNDSGAWVQK
- a CDS encoding S8 family peptidase, with product MSTASAEDRTAASTNTLIPEQYIVTLKPGSNATGPVRQTAQALLGRVGGGQLLQVYQHSIDGFAVRLPAVAARALGNSPLVARVEQDRRMELSATQFDAGYNIDRLDQPTLPLDDTYSYASAGLGVNVYVIDTGLNASHVDFAGRVASGRNFAANSAGGLLCLLLGRNCPTPDPVNTDDCNGHGTHVSGTAMGTTYGVAKGATVVPVRVFGCGNSSSTSTIIAGVDWVAGNASLPAVANMSLGGGVSATLDDAVSNLIAQGVTVVMAAGNEDADACGSSPGRVTAGITVAATDASDTRASYSNFGSCVDLFAPGSNVVSASNTDDTGTNTYSGTSMASPLVAGAAARYLSTAPGASPAQVESFLEGSASAGLVADPASSPNLLIYLPPSL